TCTTTAAACTGGTGTAATAATTCATTAACTATATTCGGTAtttaaaatactgtatttaaattcaaatcaatgttttaatcaatttttatgttttatcaattttgaaaatgatggtTTGCCTGTATCTAGTCATGAAAAAGagtttgtattattgttgtcaCCTGTGATATAttgtcagttttcttttttgtcaGAAATCATTCATGTGTCTTAGAAGGGAGTTGGCTGTTGTTTTTAATGAGAAATTCTTTTCTTATATGGCATAGATTTTATTTTCCTAAATAccaagatttttttaatgttttactccatattttgaaaaaaatacagatgGAAATTATGAACCAGTATTTATTACAAGTTTAAAACTAGAACATAAAACTTATGAAATAAGTAGTGAAgcatataatgttttcaaataggATCAAGTCAATGCATAACaataatatgttacaaaattaATGACGTGGCTTAGACTTCTGAGAGTTGTTTAAGAATGTTTAACTTCACATTTATTTGGAAGACGTGTTATGagaatacaaatgaaattacaaaattacaaaaattgGTAACAGAATGATTAAGATGTCATTATGAAAACTGTAAACAGTTAGGTTTTGTTCAGATGAATTGATGCCATACTGTAGAATTGACTGTAGCATATAAAATGGTACCATTATAAGAgagcataaatatatattttataagataagtgtttttacatgtattatacattcatgtttgttacttatgtttattgcattatttattcagtgtctcacatgtgtttttgtaagcACTTTGAGACATAATTTTGTAGgaattttttcacaaaatgaaatgaattatttaaaaaaaaatgaaaataatgatttataccAGAGcttcatctttattttaagcatgaAAGCACAGACATCACAAATTTACCCAACTTTTATGTACAACAAAGCCAATATATGGCAAATTTACCCAACTTTTATGTACAACAAAGCCAAAATATGGCAAATTTACCCAACTTTTATGTACAACAAAGCCAAAATATGGCAAATTTACTTAACTTTTATGTACAACAAAGCCAAAATATGGCAAATTTACTTAACTTTTATGTACAACAAAGCCAAAATATGGCAAATTTACCCAACTTTTATGTACAACAAAGCCAAAATATGGCAAATTTACCCAACTTTTATGTACAACAAAGCCAAAATATGGCAAATTTACTTAACTTTTATGTACAACAAAGCCAATATATGGCAAATTTACCCAACTTTTATGTACAACAAAGCCAATATATGGCAAATTTACCCAACTTTTATGTACAACAAAGCCAAAATATGGCAAATTTACCCAACTTTTATGTACAACAAAGCCAAAATATGGCAAATTTACCCAACTTTTATGTACAACAAAGCCAAAATATGGCAAATTTACTTAACTTTTATGTACAACAAAGCCAATATATGGCAAATTTACCTAACTGTTATGGGTCTGAGCAAGACTTCGACCAATCCGCAGTTCTCTAGTGATCGACAGGTCAAGTTAAAGCAATTTTAGTGTAtttcaaaatacagttattcagttattcactttttcttcaaatgaattAAGCTCGATAAagaagtgttgttgttgttgttttcttgttttaatatgtttgtacCTTTAAATTGTACCTCTTTTGAAAAGTCttgattaaattttatttgttttacaatactattttttaaatggttGTTTTTCGATGAATAATGATGAGGAATTGCTATATTCTCGATATCAGGTCTGTTCGAACTGGTGTGGTCGTGAACTGGTGTGGTCGTGAACTGGTGTGATCGTCGTTCATGTCATGTAAAAAACTTTTTACACACAACTATGAAATGTATTTACACAAGGCTGTTTGTAAACAAGTGTTTCCAATGATAATCTGCTTAGATGACTGTTGATCGGTATTTGAAAGAACTAGAATGTCTGTCTAATTCTGCTTTACACAGGATTTAAATAGTGTACTCAGTAGAGTGAGAAATTGAGTGATTTCGAGAAACTGGGGCCTGGTTGTTGGCATCTGTGTTCCCCTcgtttgtattatttatttatcttgtaAGAGATAAAATGTTAAGACATTTATTCAGAAATTGTAATATGTCAAATAACTTTGTATTTTGTTGTTAGAAAggatttaataaataaatcgaATATGGATGATAACTTGCTATTTTGTCTAGAAaatgaacattaatgatttttaCCTCCGATGAATTCATGAATTCgtattaataatttaacttgaaacATGCATGATATGTAAGTGAATCTTGATTTTTCATTGTCTTAGCCAAAAAGCGcaagtttttttgtttcatataacaGATAATGAGAATCTACCAAGCTCAGCCACAAAAATTGCATTTCAAATCTAGGGATGAACTCCAAAGAGAAATTGACAACACCTTAAGTGCATCTATCAACTTCATTTGTGTTATTAACCCCCTGTTCTTCTGAGCCGTGGGTTTAAGCAAGTTTTGGTAGAAAAAAAGCACTTTTCGTTTGGGAAGCCATTACAAGTGAAGCTAATGGGATAATTTCGTTTTAACATTAACCTAGACACGCCTTAGTATCCATACTAAATTATTGTATACTTTTGTATGTATTGCTCAACGTCAAGGTACTAAGTCACAGGccgggtcgaactcgtatggatgaagggaaaacgtaacacaagctttgaatgaaaatagggcatttattaatgccataaaagtgtttttacgaaGTATCCATACTAAATTATTGTATACTTTTAAAGCTTGTTCGTATGTGTTGAAGTGTGATTGCTCTTTACATACTCCCATTGTAATTCAATGTGTTCCCTGTCTGTAAAGCCTGGTGAATATTGGCGgtgtatgattttataaaattgtcaTTCGTTTTGTTTCTCATTTAATTAAGCGTGActataaaatgttgtattttttaaacaaaattgaccTGGCGATTGTTTCATTAATACTTCAGAAGGTAATAATGGAGTTTATGACcgaattaaaagaaaattgagaataataattgaaaataattttagcaTTATGGGAAGGTATCCCTAAACTACTAATactaaacataataaattatattgttataaataatcCTTGCAAATTTATGGTTGAAAGCGAAACGATTCTGTCCGCTTCTTTTTGCAATATAAACTGTTCGTTTTCACTTTCCAAAGTGCtcctataaataaaaaaaaaactacatgaCTTAATATACTTTCattgtatgtaaaataaatcatgagTTCTTTTGTACGTATGGCATTTCAAATCTTACAAATTGTAACAAATCTCCTGACTATTGGCTATTATTTATGTGTGATCAAATTACTTATTCTTCAAATAACTAGGTGTGCGTTGACGGCGCATTCACTGAAGGTGAGTGTACAAATTGGCCTTCTCTTTCAGTACTCTCAATGGtttgttattttctaattttaatataaGACATTGAATTCATAAAAGCGCAATAATAGAAGAGCATTTTCGGTCACCTTCCAGTGACCTTCGATTTGCTGAAATAATGTTAGGTGATTAGTACGAGTTTAGACTGTTTAGTATGCTTAAGcttgtaaaacaaaactttttcgTTGTTTAATCCAAAATCTTTACTAATACGATATCAGAGTTCCTCTTGAAGACGTAACTTCCATACTATTTTCGTTtgctttaagaaaattattgTCCAAACTTAAGGTTAATAATAACGTATTAATCTTAAAGGTGGCACTCTTCTTACATTGTGgcattaaaataacatagcaGTCTGTACAGTagtgcatttaataaaatgaacaatatgTGTATTACCATTAGAAATTTATATATCTTAAAGATTCAATTATCCTTCCTTATACAAGTCGCAGCGTTAATGGTAAAAGTGTTTGAAATATGAAACTACCATCTGTATAATCGGGGTAGGTGAGATATACCTTGACTGAGGTATGTTTACCTTGGTCGACTTAAATGCGTATAAGATTGAATTCTTAATTTCGAATATTGTTATAATCTTTAAAACGCCGTCGGATTTTATTATGAAAGAAATTTTGGGTTTGTGCTAAGTAAAGTGACATAATGAGCTTATGGTTCATACAAACAGCGACCTAGACGCGATACTATTCTCTATTGTACTCGTTCAGAATACCTATTTTGAGTACCGGagatttaaatattgtgttataattctttaaaaggaaataaaggaaataaaaaagtgcACAAACAgctttttgtactgtttataTGGTGGatgatgtacatgtttgtgtaaTGGTAGTCGAATTGTTTGAAGGAAGGTAAACTGCGTGTTGTATTCTGTTTTGCTTTAGTCAAGTTAACATGGTGAAACTTAAGGAGTTTACAATTAAAAAGGCCATGTGTCATTCCTGAAGGGATATATGTTGGAATATACTTCAAATAATAGGACTTTAAGGCATACCTCTTCATAAATCTAAAAGAACTGAACAAAACAGACCATCATGCATTTTATGGCACGGAACTCGACGGACATGGCCTACCAGGCTCAGGGCTACGCGCTTCGGCCGGACCCGCTAAACGTATTCAAAGGTCAGCCCACAATCCGCCAGTCCCCTGTGCTCTCCCACCGGCGCGTTGGGTCCTCCGGAAGTGCCAACTTGGTGAGACTACATGAATTTGGAGCACCCAAGGACAGCGACCCGCTCCTCGCTTTGCAGAACGTTGAGCGCCCACCCACTCCCCACGGGCCTGACACACACCCAGATGAGAACGAGAACCCACTGCTCTCGAATCACATGATCCATGACTGTGCCACAGAGAAGTGCTCACGAGTCGTCTTGAATGTGTCCGGTCTAAAATTCGAAACCCAACTCAAAACTCTAAACAGACTTCCAAGTACATTGCTTGGAAATACTCAGGAAAGACAAAAGTTTTGGGACCCGAAAAGAaaggaatatttttttgatCGACATAGACTGTCATTTCAGGCCATTCTGTACTACTATCAGAGTGGCGGGCGACTCAAGAGGCCGGTGGAGGTTCCAATGGACATTTTCCTGGATGAGCTCGACTTTTTCAAGATGGGAGATTCTGTTATAAGCGCCTTCAAGGAGGCTGAGGGTTACCTGATGGACGACGAAGATGAAGAGATGGTATTGCCTGACCACAGGGTCACATGTTATATATGGAAAACATTTGAATACCCGGGTAGCAGTGTCCTTTCTAATATTGTAGCAGTGATATCCGTGATCTTTATTTTGACGTCGATTGTGACGTTTTGTGTAGAAACGTTACCGCAGTTCAAAGGCAGAGACTGTCTTAACGATACGGTGATTGGTGAAGACGGCAAGAAAACGGTTGTGGTAAGGTTCAACTACAGTGATCCGCTGTTTATAGTGGAATCGTGCTGTATAGTGTGGTTTGTTTTTGAACTTGCAATCCGGCTCATTTGTTGTCCGAGGAAAGTGAAATTCCTGACTGATATCACAAACTGGATCGACTTTGCGTCCATCGCACCCTAtttcatattcataatattgttCTTCGTGGCTAACACGTGCCAGAACAACAGCAGGTTTCTGTCCGTGCTGCGCGTGCTTCGCGTGGTGCGCATTTTCAAGCTCAGCCGGTTCTCGGACGGACTGCAGATTCTTGCCAAGACGATGCGGGTGAGCATGCAAGAGTTGTCTATGTTCCTGTTGTTCTTAGGCATCGCCGTCATTATCTATGCGGGGGCCATCTTCTATGCCGAGGCGCAGGTTGAGAATTCGTTCTTCACGAGCATACCGGATGCGTTCTGGTGGGCGGTCATCTCCATGACGACTGTGGGTTACGGCGATGTATATCCACAGGGCGTGTTTGGGAAGTTGATCGGCACCATGTGCGTGCTATCCGGCCTGCTTGCCATCGCCCTCCCCGTCCCCGTCATCGTAACCAATTTCAACAACATATACCGACAAACCACCGGAAGGGGCGGCAGCATATGAGTGGTGGGAACGTTCTACAAGCAGGTTGTCGCCTGTCGAGGTTTCTTCAAAGCTTTTAAAGCTTAACTAGCTTTAAAGGTTAATTTCATGAATCCAAATTcctaaatgattttttatgttcttaataAACAAGTTGTTTATCGTGATTATTATCAAGAAAATCGTTTTATTTGTCTGGATCAAAATATTAAGTACTGGgtatcaaaacataaactatcCCTTATTATATTCACAATCCTCGATCTTTAGAGACCGAATATAATTGGAGATTAAGATTACACTGATTATCCTCTTTTGTGAAATGTATTTGAATCGTTATAATTTGATTCGGCATCTTGTTTTTCCCTGATTGTTAAATTCTGACGTGCATATAAATGTCAAATTTCACAAGGACACCAAACCAACCTCAATGAATGCATTTGGTTGACTCTCCCAAACAAATGATACTTATACCTATATATTTCTCAAATTTTGCATCGGATCATCTgcaataattttgatttaaaaatatacagCTGCTAAAGTAATTTAGTGTATTTAATGTTCGGTCTTAGGCCTCCGCTTATTGGATCGATGGACAGattcacttttaaatatttagaagGCCTGGCCACCAAAACTCCATTACACAGAagatatatatcttttattttactCCAAATATGAATAGCACACGACCGCCAATGTCAGCCACAACACTGTCATTAAGTCATTAACCGGTTTATATCAGAGATCATTTAGATGGCAAGGCATCCGATAGGCATTTCGCGCTTAAGTTTCTTAAATCTAAAGTCAATCATacctgagttattgcccttggcATTATTAAATGCAAAGCATATTTGTTTCCACTCCTGGTCACGTTTCTGTAATTCTATaggaatttcttttgaaatgtaCAAATTAGCCTTGTATAGGTATCGTGGCCTGTAAATGGACCGGGGTATTGCCAGTCCATCCTTCATACAACATCAAGGCCTGTTTGTTGACATGGGTATCGCCAGTCCATCATTCCTACAAACGTCAAGGCCTGTATGTGGACATGGGTATCGCCAGTCCATCATTCCTACAAACGTCAAGGCCTGTATGCGGACATGGGTATCGCCAGTCCATAATTCCTACAAACGTCAAGGCCTGTATGCGGTCATGGGTGTATGTAGAGATGGGTATCGCCAGTCCATCCTTCCTATAAACGTCAAGGCCTGTATGTGGACATGGGTATCGCCAGTCCATCATTCCTACAAACGCCAAGGCCTGTATGCGGTCATGGGTGTATGCGGACATGGGTATCGCCAGTCCATCATTCCTACAAACGTCAAGGCCTGTATGTGGACATGGGTATCGCCAGTCCATAATTCCTACAAACGTCAAGGCCTGTATGCGGTCATGGGTGTATGTAGAGATGGGTATCGCTAGTCCATCATTCCTACAAACGTCAATGCGTGTATGCGGACATGGGTATCGCCAGTCCATCCTTCCTATACAAACGTCAACGCATATATATGGACATGTTAGTAGCCTTAGGTGATCCGTAGCAAACTATTGTGACAATAAAGGGTTAGGCTATATTACTATTCGTTTTAACGGTTAGTTTGCCATTTATTGACTTTTTCCTATGTATTATATAGTTATCACTTGTTAGTTGAAGTGCTTGTGTGTCACATTATTTGCGGTGCTGTTTAAATTacgttttatcatattttattgtctgtatttattgaaataaatatcacataACGAGCGTCACATTCTTATAAGCCTATTCATAGCACAACAGATAAATAATTTCCTTGTGACTAGAGGGCAATTAAGGTCTTATATTGCTAACTTGAGCCGAATATAAATTAAGCACATATGTTCTTAGTGAATTGAATCGTTCTCTAGTTTTAATACACTTGAATGAAAACCTAGTgatcgcaggttcgattccccgcctcACCATTGTGTTCCGGGAGGGAAGTTAGACGGAGGTCACTGCGTGACAGTGACATACATTAGCGCACATTAAATAACCATTTATACATTATGTATGTACACCATGCCCCGCAATCGTACAAGACTGACACTCTGCATGGGGCCGACCAGAACCGTcgcaaaataaatgtacatcCCCGAACTAATCGACGGTTACAATTTTTTGTGACCATCAACAGGCGATATGTATTACGCAGAGAGAAACAAAGTAACATTCGAGCGATCGGCGTAGTGACTTTCTTTTGACCGATCAAACATGGCTCAATATTGAATTTGAGGCTAATTACCAAGTTCCAAAAACACTGGGTAGCACATGGAGTTATAACAAGATCACATAACCCATATTTGGGCCGAACACATATACTCATATTTAACCGATATTGGTTTAGAGATAACATTTCTTACTAAGATGCGTGATCGTTCGGGGTGTAGAGCTTCCCACCGCGGATAAGATCCTCCACACCAATTATACGGAGACTTAAATCCCCTTATTAATGTATTCATGCTGGCTAtggttttatgttgtttctCTGTAGAAATGTTGTATGTtgttataaaatgatattgtgtACACTTTGTACAGTATAAATTGTTAATTATCTCGAATATGGCAAGAAAATCATATGGGGAGTGCAATAATTGGGCAGGGGATTCTATCCCGAGGGATTGTATCCAACCCTCGTAATATGACGATGGATTATGCCCCTGGTTTAAGctcatgtgttttttaaaagcatGTAGGAAAGTAGTTCCAGCCAGGTTGCTCTAATGTCATTGTATTACACAGGGCAGTCCAGGGGTGATAGCCGTGTTTCATGATATCTCAACAAAGGATATTTGATACTTACGggttagttttttttcaaaatcttagCAGCAATTAAAGAGATTTTGAAGTGACATAAAGTCTAACTTTGAATTAAACCTAAGGTTGGCCTTAACACTTACGCTTCGTGTCTGGGGCGTTCTGAGTGTCGGATCTGTGTGGTAAATGTCGGTGCTTTTTTATTTCCCTCCAACAGTTGAAGAGTTGTGGATCAGACATGAACAGTGGTTATGTCAAAGTTAATGTATGTGTGTTGACTTGTATTCATAAACATGGAGCATGTGCGCTGCTCACATATGGGAGCGTTTGCAAATAATTATTGGCGGATTCGTGGTCTAGTGGCCACACACTTTTGTCAATCTGTAGGGGTAGCAAGTTCGATTCCCCGTCACACATCTAAACAACTTCTTATAGTCTTCCAGGAAGGACGTTAAAAGGGGGTCCCGTGTGAAAGTGCTAGACACTGGTGGGTGTTTAataaccagggtagctctaaccagcgTTAAATTATGTCTGTGCACTGTGCCCAAAAACcgaaaatgactaacaatcttaccGGAGCACGGGCCGTATGGACCTTGCGCGGGTGCGAGAATAAATAAGCTCACGCACCCACTAACCGAATTTGAACATCCGTTCCAATTTATCTTAAGTGGGCAAGAAAATGGCCATCTGACTTTATGTCTTAAAATCTGGCTTTGACCTCGAAGCGACAATTAGCGGCTGAAATTGTATACTGAAATTCGTTCACGTTGCCTCGATGTAGGGAACGCTACTTAATATAAAGGGTCGATCCAAAATGATCATGGCAATGTTGcattttgaagattttaacAAATCGACAAGAAAACCCACATTGGCAAAATCAGTTAGATGGACGAATTCCCCAAATCAGTTTGAGTACCTgccataattatatattgttaaaatatttaacaacaacTTAAATCACTGTTATAGATTTGAATGgtgaattttgtaaatatatgcaaaaatcgaagggatttttttctgaaagtgaATAAACAGATAGCCCTGTATCTAATTACTTTGCTCAATAGTATACGAGCCGGAAAAGTATCGCCAAACAATGCTACAAGGCATAATTTTGCGAGTGTAGAAAAATCATACCCGGACCAAATCTCCACCGATATCTCGAAATTTGCATAATGGGTCAAAATATAATTCCAGCGTTTACAAGGCGAACAAGATCCCCTACGGAATTCTACAAGGTGGACTAAATCCTCTATCTCAACCGCCGTAAAATAATATGTCCGTGTCCCTTATTCGATATTTGGCAATACTGTTTAGTCTTATTACTGTCCTTCTGAttacaaaaacatcataattcGATTCTCTTAGACTACCATAAAggagaaaacaacaacaattgggAATATTGTAATTCAATCAAAGTggtttgatgatgatgacgtaCAGTCACAGTGAAAAAATAGgttatttatagaatt
The sequence above is drawn from the Mya arenaria isolate MELC-2E11 chromosome 14, ASM2691426v1 genome and encodes:
- the LOC128216664 gene encoding potassium voltage-gated channel subfamily A member 1-like; this encodes MHFMARNSTDMAYQAQGYALRPDPLNVFKGQPTIRQSPVLSHRRVGSSGSANLVRLHEFGAPKDSDPLLALQNVERPPTPHGPDTHPDENENPLLSNHMIHDCATEKCSRVVLNVSGLKFETQLKTLNRLPSTLLGNTQERQKFWDPKRKEYFFDRHRLSFQAILYYYQSGGRLKRPVEVPMDIFLDELDFFKMGDSVISAFKEAEGYLMDDEDEEMVLPDHRVTCYIWKTFEYPGSSVLSNIVAVISVIFILTSIVTFCVETLPQFKGRDCLNDTVIGEDGKKTVVVRFNYSDPLFIVESCCIVWFVFELAIRLICCPRKVKFLTDITNWIDFASIAPYFIFIILFFVANTCQNNSRFLSVLRVLRVVRIFKLSRFSDGLQILAKTMRVSMQELSMFLLFLGIAVIIYAGAIFYAEAQVENSFFTSIPDAFWWAVISMTTVGYGDVYPQGVFGKLIGTMCVLSGLLAIALPVPVIVTNFNNIYRQTTGRGGSI